One window of the Pseudobdellovibrionaceae bacterium genome contains the following:
- the pyrE gene encoding orotate phosphoribosyltransferase, with protein MDRHQLAKQIYQIAYLTGSFKLRSGQTSSEYFDKYRFEAQPKLLKEIAKAMVPLIPPGTEVLAGLEMGGIPIATALSLETGIPAAFVRKEAKEYGTCQFAEGTDVKGKKVCVIEDVVTTGGQILISTKDLRSHGAEISDVLCAIFRGSNESSPLAEAGLKLHPLFTMDELKSAGR; from the coding sequence ATGGATCGACATCAATTGGCCAAGCAAATCTACCAGATCGCCTATTTGACTGGCTCCTTCAAACTAAGGTCTGGCCAAACCTCCAGTGAATACTTCGACAAATACCGCTTCGAAGCTCAACCAAAGCTCCTTAAAGAGATCGCCAAGGCGATGGTGCCTTTGATCCCGCCTGGCACTGAAGTCCTCGCAGGATTGGAAATGGGAGGCATTCCCATTGCCACTGCTCTTTCCCTGGAAACAGGAATTCCCGCCGCCTTTGTACGTAAAGAAGCCAAAGAGTATGGTACTTGCCAGTTTGCCGAGGGCACGGACGTCAAGGGTAAGAAGGTGTGTGTCATCGAAGATGTGGTCACAACGGGTGGTCAGATATTGATTTCCACTAAGGACCTTCGCTCTCATGGTGCAGAAATCTCCGATGTTCTCTGTGCGATTTTTCGCGGCAGCAATGAATCCTCTCCTCTCGCAGAAGCAGGACTGAAACTTCATCCTCTATTTACTATGGATGAACTCAAGTCAGCGGGTAGGTAG
- a CDS encoding HlyC/CorC family transporter → MTLLVLYFALAVIVSFVCSLMEAVILSVSPAYIMLHAQKGRRSGKILQELKAHIDRPLAAILTINTVANTVGAAGVGAQVHTLYGNEYLAAASALLTLVILIFSEIIPKTMGTNYWKSLAPLCAYVIRALIFVAYPFVLFSEALYGLLSRGNSDRMTREEMIMTAEMSANEGTLRPKESLIIRNLLMLDKIKVSDIMTPRSVILAFEDELTVGQVMDNHRPIRFSRIPVYVDDLDNVIGMVHRYKLMDAFSRDQDEMPIKKLAKPLHAIPEEISVAAALDRFIKRKEHVFLVVDDYGSTTGLVSLEDAVETLLGVEIVDEFDSVADMRQYARELWRERKQTNWATAKREPVK, encoded by the coding sequence ATGACCTTGTTGGTTTTATATTTTGCCCTGGCGGTTATTGTTTCTTTTGTTTGCTCACTGATGGAAGCGGTGATTTTGTCAGTGTCCCCTGCTTACATCATGTTACATGCACAGAAGGGACGCCGAAGTGGTAAAATTCTCCAGGAGCTAAAAGCACATATTGACCGACCCTTAGCGGCAATTCTGACTATCAACACTGTAGCAAACACGGTTGGGGCTGCAGGAGTCGGCGCCCAGGTTCACACCCTGTATGGCAATGAGTATTTGGCCGCGGCCTCGGCTCTTTTAACCCTCGTCATTCTTATTTTCTCTGAGATCATTCCAAAGACTATGGGCACCAACTACTGGAAATCCCTGGCCCCGCTGTGCGCCTACGTAATTCGCGCTTTGATCTTTGTAGCCTACCCATTTGTGTTGTTTTCTGAAGCCCTATATGGCCTCTTGTCACGTGGAAACTCGGATCGAATGACCCGCGAAGAGATGATCATGACTGCGGAAATGAGTGCCAATGAGGGGACCTTGCGACCTAAAGAGAGCCTTATTATTCGCAATCTGCTCATGCTTGATAAAATCAAGGTATCCGATATTATGACTCCCCGATCAGTTATTTTGGCCTTTGAGGACGAGTTAACTGTTGGTCAGGTGATGGATAACCATCGACCGATTCGCTTTTCTCGAATCCCCGTTTACGTGGACGATCTCGACAACGTGATTGGCATGGTTCATCGCTATAAACTGATGGATGCTTTTTCCCGAGATCAGGATGAAATGCCGATTAAAAAACTGGCCAAACCTCTTCATGCTATTCCCGAGGAGATTTCAGTGGCGGCAGCCCTGGATCGATTTATTAAACGCAAAGAACACGTATTCCTGGTCGTCGACGACTACGGATCAACGACGGGATTGGTGAGCCTTGAGGATGCGGTTGAGACCCTTCTTGGTGTCGAAATTGTAGATGAGTTTGATTCTGTGGCCGACATGAGGCAATACGCTCGTGAACTTTGGCGTGAACGAAAGCAAACCAATTGGGCTACCGCCAAGCGGGAGCCAGTGAAGTGA
- a CDS encoding PilZ domain-containing protein yields the protein MTQVLRRFVPRAPRYVLRPTDNRFLRFAYQDDRKHTFSTRFLNVSETGLAFVVDRDCVPHIGDFIKVEFPVPGQEQVAWFARVVRIEEYRPPRAWQKRLDKENDEVMVAVRFHDLPDGHRSTIRDGLNHKFNEVLKERQKDSVFQLLSYITAHFWKACLYLGLALATFGILYAFSRPTPKYDKDRGSPWGQRYPEFNFFSPKDDNSN from the coding sequence ATGACCCAGGTTTTAAGAAGATTTGTACCCAGAGCTCCGCGGTACGTTTTGCGTCCCACGGACAATCGATTTTTGCGGTTTGCCTATCAGGACGACCGAAAGCACACCTTTTCAACTCGCTTTTTGAACGTCTCGGAGACTGGCCTGGCCTTTGTCGTAGACCGTGACTGTGTTCCCCATATTGGGGATTTCATCAAGGTCGAATTCCCAGTTCCAGGGCAGGAACAGGTTGCCTGGTTCGCGAGAGTGGTCAGGATTGAGGAGTATCGCCCTCCCAGAGCCTGGCAGAAGCGTCTGGACAAGGAAAATGATGAAGTCATGGTGGCGGTAAGATTTCACGATCTACCCGATGGGCACCGTTCCACCATTAGAGATGGTCTCAATCACAAGTTCAATGAGGTCTTAAAGGAGAGACAGAAAGACAGTGTTTTCCAGCTACTGAGCTACATCACCGCTCACTTTTGGAAGGCTTGTCTTTACCTAGGTCTGGCCCTGGCCACATTTGGAATTCTCTATGCCTTTTCCAGGCCGACTCCCAAATACGACAAAGACCGTGGTTCGCCATGGGGTCAAAGGTATCCTGAATTTAATTTCTTCTCTCCAAAGGATGACAATTCAAATTAA
- a CDS encoding Type 1 glutamine amidotransferase-like domain-containing protein encodes MSKPRKLVLYSGGQNRSNHKLHEALVGLVDRKKKISMTYVPFCEDGCRVFYSRFQKRYSRFGADSFFCLPVDSQPRKQDIDRALKSDIIYLAGGNTFYFLKHLRASGLLPRLKSFAERGGVLAGLSAGAIMLTPNIELAAYPPFEPDENEVGLRNLRALGLVKFEFLPHFVNSKRMNEAMLMYSLLSPHPVLACPDGCGVVIDGWRKTYFGHAYIFHRGQKIDLDPRR; translated from the coding sequence ATGTCAAAACCCCGCAAACTGGTGCTTTACTCAGGTGGCCAAAACCGCAGCAACCATAAGTTGCATGAGGCCTTGGTGGGTTTGGTCGATCGCAAGAAAAAGATCTCTATGACCTATGTTCCATTTTGCGAAGATGGCTGTCGGGTTTTTTACAGTCGCTTTCAAAAACGCTATAGCCGGTTTGGGGCTGATTCGTTTTTTTGCCTTCCGGTGGATTCTCAGCCAAGAAAACAGGATATTGATCGGGCTCTCAAGAGCGACATCATTTACCTGGCGGGTGGCAATACCTTTTACTTTTTGAAGCACCTAAGGGCTAGTGGGTTGCTTCCACGACTAAAGTCGTTTGCTGAACGGGGCGGGGTGCTTGCGGGACTGAGTGCCGGGGCCATCATGCTGACGCCCAATATTGAACTTGCCGCTTACCCGCCGTTCGAGCCGGACGAAAATGAAGTTGGTTTGCGTAATCTTCGGGCCTTAGGTCTGGTGAAGTTTGAGTTTTTGCCTCATTTTGTGAATTCCAAACGCATGAACGAGGCCATGCTCATGTACTCACTGCTCAGTCCCCATCCGGTTTTGGCCTGTCCTGACGGCTGTGGAGTCGTCATCGATGGATGGCGCAAGACCTACTTTGGTCATGCCTACATATTTCATCGCGGACAAAAAATCGACCTCGACCCACGTCGGTAA
- a CDS encoding divalent-cation tolerance protein CutA: MARKIGRTAVDRKQAACANIFPQMESIYSWKGQICEEKESVLILKTCKELVTPLKETVLALHEYECPCLVVLPIEDGHEAFLQWIKAQTVRA; encoded by the coding sequence ATGGCCCGCAAGATCGGCCGGACAGCGGTAGATAGAAAACAGGCTGCCTGTGCGAATATCTTTCCTCAGATGGAATCCATTTATAGTTGGAAAGGACAAATCTGTGAGGAAAAAGAATCCGTCCTAATTCTTAAGACCTGCAAAGAATTGGTCACGCCGTTAAAGGAAACAGTCCTGGCTCTACACGAATATGAGTGTCCGTGCCTTGTGGTCTTGCCAATTGAAGACGGACACGAAGCCTTCCTCCAGTGGATAAAAGCGCAGACTGTTCGCGCTTAG
- the dcd gene encoding dCTP deaminase — translation MILSDKTLKTMIDNNELVVEPLVKESIQPASIDCRLGTHFLVVEDRDMQTIELDSEIKYREYNGNSITIPPHSFLLATTMEYVKLPDDLTAFVEGRSSIGRMGLFIQNAGWVDPGFEGQITLELYNANSLPIRLEAGRRVCQLVFCRMDQAALSPYRGKYQGQKNATGSRVFKDSEVGQA, via the coding sequence GTGATTCTCAGCGATAAAACTCTTAAGACCATGATTGATAACAACGAGCTTGTCGTGGAGCCCTTAGTTAAGGAATCCATTCAACCGGCCTCTATTGACTGTCGATTGGGGACTCACTTCCTAGTTGTGGAGGACCGGGATATGCAAACCATCGAGTTGGATAGCGAAATCAAATATCGTGAATACAATGGAAACTCGATCACCATTCCTCCCCACTCCTTTTTGCTCGCCACCACCATGGAGTACGTTAAGCTTCCCGACGATTTGACGGCTTTTGTTGAAGGGCGCAGTTCCATTGGCCGGATGGGACTCTTTATCCAAAATGCTGGATGGGTCGATCCTGGTTTTGAAGGGCAGATCACTTTGGAGCTTTATAACGCCAACTCCCTACCAATTCGTCTGGAAGCCGGACGACGGGTCTGTCAGTTGGTTTTTTGCCGCATGGACCAGGCGGCCCTCAGCCCCTACCGGGGAAAATACCAGGGACAAAAGAACGCCACCGGCAGCCGTGTGTTCAAAGACAGCGAGGTGGGTCAGGCCTAA
- a CDS encoding carboxypeptidase M32: MNKNNGYQSLEKHFRKIRNLQHLGDIASWDEAVMMPAGGGESRAEALTELRVLLNEMLSDPRLQDWLAEAQTSVGDGKSWQAANLREMRREVDQANALGSDLVEAKTRAFMLCEQAWREKRARNDWVGMLPLLTEVVNLVRREAEQRSAQSGLGLYDSLMDLYEPGMRSARVDELFAELRQFLPPFIEEVMEKQRQRSFEPPPGPFAIESQKALGLEVMKILGFDFHRGRLDVSHHPFCGGVPHDVRLTTRYHEEDMSESLMSVLHETGHANYDQGLPQEWLYQPVGASRSMGIHESQSLLFEMQIGRSHHFLQYLSPILKQTLTGSEAQGDWSADNLYRWLTRVQPDYIRVQADEVTYPAHVILRYELEKALVEGDLEVVDLPDAWDERMRKYLGLSTKGNYKDGPLQDVHWMGGAFGYFPTYTLGAMNAAQIFQCILRECEGVLEDLARGDLSRVRGWLSEKIWSQGSYFEVNDLMRHATGEDLNPKHFERHLTYRYLEKFR, from the coding sequence ATGAATAAAAATAATGGTTATCAGAGTCTGGAAAAACATTTTCGCAAGATCCGCAACCTGCAGCATTTGGGCGACATTGCCTCTTGGGATGAGGCGGTAATGATGCCAGCCGGAGGGGGTGAGTCCAGGGCGGAGGCCCTTACGGAGCTTAGAGTTCTGCTCAATGAGATGCTTTCTGATCCCCGGTTGCAAGATTGGTTGGCCGAGGCGCAGACCAGTGTAGGTGACGGAAAGTCCTGGCAGGCAGCAAATCTGCGCGAAATGCGCCGAGAGGTGGATCAGGCTAACGCATTAGGTTCCGACCTGGTTGAAGCAAAAACCCGGGCCTTCATGCTCTGTGAACAGGCGTGGCGGGAAAAGAGAGCTCGAAACGATTGGGTTGGAATGCTCCCTCTGCTAACAGAGGTCGTCAACCTAGTGCGCCGGGAGGCGGAACAGCGTTCCGCCCAGTCCGGGCTGGGACTTTATGATTCCCTGATGGACCTTTATGAGCCCGGCATGAGGAGTGCGAGAGTCGATGAGCTCTTTGCGGAATTACGTCAGTTTCTCCCGCCATTTATTGAAGAGGTAATGGAAAAACAGAGGCAGCGAAGTTTTGAACCTCCTCCGGGCCCGTTTGCAATCGAAAGTCAGAAGGCATTGGGGCTCGAAGTGATGAAGATCCTAGGTTTTGACTTCCACAGGGGGCGATTGGACGTGAGTCACCATCCCTTTTGTGGAGGGGTGCCTCACGACGTTCGCCTCACCACCCGATACCATGAGGAGGACATGTCAGAAAGTTTAATGTCTGTCCTACATGAAACGGGTCATGCCAATTACGACCAGGGTCTTCCTCAGGAATGGTTGTACCAGCCAGTGGGGGCATCGAGGAGTATGGGCATTCACGAATCCCAAAGCCTGCTCTTTGAAATGCAAATTGGACGCAGTCATCACTTTCTTCAGTACCTCAGTCCCATTCTCAAGCAGACGTTGACGGGAAGTGAAGCGCAAGGCGATTGGAGTGCTGACAACCTTTACCGATGGCTGACAAGGGTTCAGCCAGATTACATTCGCGTTCAGGCCGACGAGGTCACCTATCCGGCCCACGTTATTCTTCGCTACGAACTTGAAAAAGCACTAGTAGAGGGTGATTTGGAAGTGGTGGATCTGCCTGATGCCTGGGACGAAAGGATGCGCAAATACTTGGGGCTATCAACAAAGGGAAACTATAAAGACGGTCCCTTGCAGGATGTCCACTGGATGGGGGGAGCCTTTGGCTATTTTCCCACCTACACTTTGGGCGCCATGAATGCTGCACAAATCTTTCAATGTATTTTGCGGGAATGTGAGGGTGTACTTGAGGATTTAGCCAGGGGGGATTTGAGTCGAGTGAGGGGGTGGTTGTCAGAAAAGATCTGGTCTCAGGGTAGCTACTTTGAGGTGAATGATCTCATGCGCCACGCAACAGGTGAGGATTTGAATCCAAAACACTTTGAGCGGCATTTGACCTATCGTTATTTGGAGAAATTCCGATAA
- a CDS encoding SOS response-associated peptidase family protein, whose product MCAQFMLKTDRNEVETIFEVSIPVDLPDALFDQRVVPFRYAPVIVAEEGRRVVRAMRFHLTPRWAKTETVKWATYNARLDSILEKASFRLAFRENRCLVLMNQFVEPIYEGKWAGHMVRFHEKESSVLAAAGIFDEWVHPETGEVIESFAVVTNEPSEFVERIGHDRQPVFPADGVWDEWLKPGKADGLILQKLLIDNPQQLEFAVSEDRPMRPGWEKRK is encoded by the coding sequence ATGTGTGCGCAATTCATGCTTAAGACCGATCGCAATGAAGTTGAGACCATTTTTGAGGTCTCCATTCCGGTGGACCTGCCTGACGCTCTGTTTGACCAACGGGTGGTTCCCTTTCGCTATGCTCCTGTGATCGTAGCGGAAGAGGGAAGAAGGGTTGTACGTGCCATGCGCTTTCATTTGACTCCCCGTTGGGCCAAAACCGAAACGGTCAAGTGGGCCACCTACAATGCTCGCTTGGATTCCATTTTAGAAAAGGCTTCCTTTCGTCTGGCTTTCCGCGAGAACCGCTGTCTGGTGCTCATGAATCAATTTGTTGAGCCAATTTACGAGGGTAAATGGGCTGGCCACATGGTTCGATTCCACGAGAAGGAGAGTTCTGTTTTAGCAGCCGCGGGTATTTTTGATGAATGGGTTCATCCTGAAACCGGAGAGGTCATTGAATCTTTTGCCGTTGTTACTAATGAACCCAGTGAATTTGTTGAGAGAATTGGTCATGATCGTCAACCCGTGTTTCCAGCGGATGGGGTGTGGGACGAGTGGCTGAAGCCAGGCAAGGCCGACGGATTGATTCTTCAGAAATTGTTGATCGACAATCCCCAACAGTTGGAATTTGCCGTGAGCGAGGATAGGCCTATGAGGCCTGGCTGGGAAAAAAGAAAGTGA
- a CDS encoding ATP-dependent DNA helicase RecQ, which produces MEEPLSGALERIFGLSGFRPGQEEVITHLLAGKSGLLVMPTGGGKSLCFQLPSQLLPGVTLVFSPLIALMKDQVDALRGKGVSASFINSSLHRDERERAYRDLADGKIRLLYVTPERFRKPEFVKALKKNTVSLMAVDEAHCISQWGNDFRPDYSRLGEIRRDLGDPPTLAVTATATPAVREDILNQLHLPEGTAKWVRGIERDNLSVYVHDVFGLEDKVRSTIGLIHHVPGPCVVYFSLISTLENFGRELSQLNIPFRKYHGQLPDGPRKKNQEAFLRAREGLMLATPAFGLGVDKPDIRLIIHGELPGSLEAYYQEIGRAGRDGQPAEAHLLFDQDDVSIQSDFIKWTTPDPGFIQAVHSLLRTRRDEVTADGVDYLRGKMNFYNSRDFRVETTLNLLERWGVLEWEHRSLRNYQIVGEIPEEMLDQALYEKRLRSLQMGLLNILQFAQGEGCRLTTIYNHFGVMDCLPCGRCDKCRKS; this is translated from the coding sequence ATGGAGGAGCCATTATCGGGCGCTCTTGAGCGCATTTTTGGCCTCAGCGGCTTTCGCCCGGGGCAGGAAGAGGTCATCACCCACCTTCTCGCCGGAAAATCCGGTCTGTTGGTCATGCCGACCGGGGGAGGCAAGAGCCTTTGTTTCCAACTACCCAGTCAGCTGCTTCCCGGGGTGACTCTGGTGTTTTCGCCACTGATCGCCCTGATGAAAGATCAGGTAGACGCATTGAGGGGTAAGGGGGTCTCCGCCTCATTTATTAACTCCTCTCTGCATCGAGATGAGAGAGAACGGGCCTATCGTGATTTAGCAGACGGGAAGATTCGTCTTCTCTATGTGACTCCAGAAAGGTTTCGCAAGCCTGAGTTTGTAAAAGCTCTTAAGAAGAACACCGTTTCGCTGATGGCTGTGGATGAAGCCCATTGTATTTCGCAGTGGGGAAATGACTTTCGCCCGGATTACTCCCGCCTGGGTGAAATACGTCGAGACTTGGGTGACCCGCCCACCTTAGCGGTGACAGCAACGGCGACCCCCGCTGTTCGGGAAGATATTTTGAATCAGCTCCATCTGCCCGAGGGAACAGCCAAATGGGTGAGAGGTATCGAGAGAGACAACCTGTCTGTTTACGTCCATGACGTCTTTGGTCTGGAGGACAAGGTGCGCTCCACCATAGGCCTTATCCACCATGTACCCGGTCCCTGCGTTGTCTATTTCTCCCTGATCTCGACACTTGAGAACTTTGGCCGGGAACTGAGTCAGCTCAACATCCCCTTTCGCAAATACCATGGTCAGCTACCCGATGGTCCCCGTAAGAAAAACCAGGAAGCATTTTTGCGGGCCAGAGAGGGGCTCATGCTTGCCACTCCCGCATTTGGCTTGGGTGTGGATAAGCCCGATATTCGCCTGATTATTCACGGCGAATTGCCGGGCTCCCTTGAGGCTTATTACCAGGAAATTGGCCGAGCCGGAAGAGATGGTCAGCCTGCTGAAGCCCATTTGCTCTTTGATCAGGACGATGTATCGATCCAAAGCGATTTCATCAAGTGGACCACTCCGGATCCGGGTTTCATCCAGGCGGTGCATTCACTGTTAAGAACGCGCCGGGATGAAGTAACTGCTGATGGTGTGGACTATCTTCGTGGTAAAATGAACTTCTACAACAGCCGTGACTTCCGAGTTGAGACCACTCTCAATTTGCTGGAACGCTGGGGCGTTTTGGAATGGGAGCACCGCAGTTTGAGGAACTACCAGATTGTGGGAGAAATCCCTGAGGAAATGTTGGATCAGGCTCTCTATGAAAAACGACTTCGATCCCTACAGATGGGTTTGCTCAATATTTTGCAGTTTGCCCAGGGAGAGGGGTGTCGATTGACGACCATATACAACCATTTTGGTGTGATGGACTGTCTACCTTGTGGGAGGTGTGACAAGTGTCGCAAAAGTTGA
- a CDS encoding leucyl/phenylalanyl-tRNA--protein transferase, translating to MDPRHALAEGVVAISDEVDADLLFEAYSFGIFPWPHNEYDPVLWFCPSRRGILDFSKFHVARSLEKFKRKNTWRITFDTAFDEVMVQCSLAKRPDQTGTWITPRMKSAYSQFHHLGYAHSVECWDGNQLVGGLYGVYVAGVFSAESMFYSEANASKLCVLALVEKLRGAGLTWLDIQMLTPHMKSMGGVEINRKAYLERLDQAKRFAAPISFGSEK from the coding sequence ATGGACCCGCGGCACGCCCTGGCTGAAGGGGTGGTTGCCATCAGTGATGAGGTCGATGCGGATCTTCTTTTTGAAGCCTACAGTTTTGGCATTTTCCCCTGGCCCCACAATGAATACGATCCAGTTCTATGGTTTTGCCCCAGTCGTCGGGGCATTCTTGACTTCTCCAAGTTTCACGTGGCACGGAGTCTGGAGAAGTTTAAACGGAAAAATACTTGGCGAATCACTTTCGACACTGCCTTTGATGAGGTTATGGTTCAATGTTCCCTGGCGAAGAGGCCGGACCAAACAGGCACATGGATCACCCCGCGTATGAAGTCCGCCTACTCTCAGTTTCACCACTTAGGATATGCCCATAGTGTCGAGTGTTGGGATGGAAATCAGCTTGTAGGTGGCCTTTACGGAGTCTATGTGGCCGGTGTGTTCAGTGCTGAAAGTATGTTTTATTCCGAAGCCAATGCTTCCAAGCTGTGTGTGTTAGCTCTGGTTGAGAAACTGCGAGGGGCTGGACTGACTTGGTTGGATATTCAAATGCTCACTCCTCACATGAAATCCATGGGCGGGGTGGAAATCAATCGCAAGGCCTACCTCGAACGACTGGATCAGGCCAAGCGCTTCGCCGCACCTATCTCGTTCGGCTCTGAGAAATAA
- a CDS encoding elongation factor G produces MSKEWNLQKVRNIGISAHIDSGKTTLTERVLFYTGRIHAIHDVRGKDGVGAKMDSMELEKERGITIQSAATNVHWGETEINIIDTPGHVDFTIEVERALRVLDGAVLVLCGVAGVQSQSLTVDRQMKRYNVPRLAFINKLDRAGANPYRVTDMLREKLRHNAVMMQIPIGSEDNFQGIVDLITMKAYFFHGDNGEQIEETDIPADLADKAQQYRHELIAKAADFDDVVGEKFLMEEEPTNDEIMAAIRKGCISLELTPVFMGSAYKNKGVQKLLDAVAYYLPNPTEIENKALDQSNNEAEVIMDTNPEKPLVALAFKLEDGRFGQLTYMRLYQGTMKKGDFITNIANGKKVKIPRLVRMHSDDMQDIEVAYAGDIVALFGIDCASGDTFTDGTVEYTMTSMFVPDAVISLAVAPKDKTAAANFSKALSKFRKEDPTFRVHRDEESNETIISGMGELHLEVYIERMKREFKVDVIAGAPQVAYRETIAAEGPFDYTHKKQTGGSGQFAKTVGVMKPLPSDSEVTYKFVDNIVGGRIPKEFIPAVDKGFQEAVQKGTLIGFPIVGVEMHLNDGAYHDVDSSEMAFRICAIQAFRQAYEKASPTALEPLMKLEVSAPEEFQGSVMGQVNQRRGMISGTRTEEGFVTVEAEVPLSEMFGYSTDLRSATQGKGEFTMEFSRYAPVPRQFQEELVKKYQEKLAAEAKK; encoded by the coding sequence ATGTCGAAAGAGTGGAATCTTCAAAAGGTTCGTAATATCGGGATCTCGGCTCATATTGACTCGGGTAAAACCACACTGACAGAGCGGGTCCTGTTTTACACTGGACGAATTCACGCCATCCATGACGTGCGTGGAAAAGATGGTGTCGGCGCCAAGATGGACTCCATGGAGCTGGAAAAAGAGCGTGGAATCACCATTCAATCAGCGGCCACCAACGTCCATTGGGGCGAAACAGAGATCAACATCATTGATACTCCCGGCCACGTGGATTTCACCATCGAGGTGGAGCGCGCCCTTCGCGTGCTGGACGGAGCTGTTCTGGTTCTTTGTGGTGTGGCAGGTGTTCAGTCTCAGTCTTTGACTGTTGACCGCCAAATGAAGCGATACAACGTTCCTCGCCTCGCATTCATCAACAAGCTCGACCGCGCTGGAGCCAACCCTTACCGTGTGACCGATATGCTTCGTGAGAAGCTGCGCCACAACGCCGTAATGATGCAGATTCCAATCGGCTCTGAGGACAATTTCCAGGGTATTGTCGATCTGATCACCATGAAGGCCTACTTTTTCCACGGCGACAATGGTGAGCAAATTGAGGAGACTGACATCCCGGCTGACTTGGCGGACAAAGCTCAACAGTACCGGCACGAGTTGATTGCCAAAGCTGCAGATTTTGATGATGTGGTGGGGGAGAAATTCTTGATGGAAGAAGAACCCACCAATGATGAGATCATGGCGGCAATTCGTAAGGGATGTATCTCTCTTGAACTGACTCCCGTATTTATGGGTTCTGCCTACAAAAATAAGGGCGTACAAAAGCTCTTGGACGCTGTCGCCTACTATCTGCCTAATCCTACGGAGATTGAAAACAAGGCTCTCGACCAAAGCAACAACGAAGCTGAAGTGATTATGGATACTAATCCAGAAAAGCCCCTCGTTGCCCTGGCCTTCAAACTAGAAGACGGTCGTTTTGGTCAGCTGACCTATATGAGACTTTATCAGGGAACCATGAAGAAGGGTGACTTCATCACCAATATTGCCAATGGCAAGAAGGTGAAGATTCCTCGTCTGGTGCGCATGCACTCTGACGATATGCAGGATATCGAGGTGGCCTACGCCGGTGACATCGTTGCCCTATTTGGTATTGACTGCGCCTCTGGTGACACGTTCACTGACGGTACTGTCGAATACACCATGACTTCCATGTTTGTTCCTGATGCGGTGATTTCTCTAGCTGTTGCTCCTAAGGATAAGACGGCTGCGGCCAACTTCTCTAAGGCTCTATCCAAGTTCCGTAAAGAGGACCCAACCTTCCGCGTTCATCGTGACGAAGAGTCAAATGAAACCATCATTAGCGGCATGGGCGAACTTCACCTTGAGGTTTACATTGAACGCATGAAGCGTGAGTTTAAAGTTGATGTCATTGCTGGTGCTCCTCAGGTCGCCTACCGCGAGACCATCGCTGCTGAAGGCCCCTTTGATTACACTCACAAGAAGCAGACTGGTGGTTCTGGTCAGTTCGCAAAGACAGTTGGCGTGATGAAGCCTTTGCCTTCAGATTCCGAAGTCACCTACAAGTTTGTCGACAATATCGTTGGTGGACGCATTCCCAAGGAATTCATCCCTGCAGTGGACAAAGGCTTCCAGGAGGCCGTGCAAAAGGGAACTCTTATTGGCTTCCCGATCGTGGGCGTTGAAATGCATCTGAATGACGGCGCCTACCATGATGTGGACTCAAGCGAAATGGCTTTCCGCATCTGCGCCATTCAGGCTTTCCGTCAGGCTTATGAGAAAGCCAGTCCCACAGCCCTTGAGCCTCTGATGAAGCTGGAAGTTTCCGCTCCTGAGGAATTCCAGGGAAGCGTGATGGGCCAAGTGAATCAACGCCGTGGCATGATCAGTGGTACACGTACGGAAGAGGGATTTGTGACGGTTGAAGCCGAAGTTCCTCTGTCGGAAATGTTTGGCTACTCCACAGATCTGCGCTCCGCAACTCAAGGCAAGGGCGAATTCACCATGGAATTTTCTCGCTATGCTCCTGTTCCACGGCAGTTCCAGGAAGAACTGGTCAAAAAGTATCAGGAGAAATTGGCGGCGGAAGCCAAAAAGTAA